From the genome of Agrobacterium tumefaciens:
AGCCCAAGTTCATTCCGATATCGTGTGAGGATTGAATTGCCGGAAGTCTCGATAGTGGTGAGGTATAACCTGATGCAAACCCGTGAATTCGTAGCCGCTGACGATATTCGCAGCCAGTTTTCAGCAGCAATGTCATCGATGTATCGAGACGAGGTTCCGGCTTACGGCACGCTCATGGCGCTGGTCGGCAGAGTGAACAACGCAACGCTCGACGCCGACCCGCATTTGAAAGAGCGCCTGGAGGCCACGGATTCGCTCGAGCGCATCTCGCAGGAGCGTCATGGTGCAATCCGCCTTGGGACAGCTGCCGAGCTTTCAATGATGCGTCGCGTCTTTGCTGTCATGGGCATGCACCCGGTCGGCTATTATGATCTGTCCACCGCTGGCGTTCCCGTCCACTCCACTGCATTCCGCCCGGTGAAAGACCGTCACCTAAAACGCAACCCGTTCCGTGTATTCACCTCGCTGCTGCGTCTGGATTTGATCGCGGATGAGGAGTTGCGCAAGGAAGCCGCGACTGTGCTTGCCGCACGCAAGATCTTTACCGGCAAGGCGACTGCACTGGTGGAAAAGGCAGAACGCGATGGCGGTCTTGACGCTGCGGACGCCGCTCTCTTCGTGGCCGAAGTTCTTGAAACCTTCCGCTGGCACGACAAGGCCATTGTCGATGCCGGCATGTATAAGCGCCTGCACGACGCACATCGGTTGATCGCCGACGTTGTCTCGTTCAAAGGGCCGCATATCAATCATCTGACACCCCGTACGCTCGACATCGATGCTGTTCAGACGCTGATGCCTGCTGAAGGCATTGCGCCGAAAGCGGTGGTGGAAGGTCCTCCGACGCGAAAATGTCCTATCCTTCTACGCCAGACATCTTTCAAGGCACTCGAAGAACCCGTCGCATTCATTGGTGAAAACGGTGAATGGCATGCCGGTTCGCATACGGCCCGTTTCGGTGAAATCGAGCAACGCGGCGTGGCGCTGACACCGAAGGGGCGCGCCCTATACGACGCCCTGTTGAACGAAACCCGTGCCAAGGTGCGCCCTGCGGCAGACGGATCGAACTCTGCTGAGTATGAAACAGCCCTTGCCGATGTCTTCACGGCATTTCCAGATGACTGGAACGGCATCCGAAAAGCCGGGCTTGGTTACTTCAGCTATTCGTTGACCCAAAAAGGCAAGGCGGCATCACAACCTGAACTCGACATCGAAACGGCCATCGAGCAAGGGCTGATCCAGTTCGATCCCATCGTCTATGAAGACTTTCTACCCGTAAGCGCGGCTGGTATTTTCCAGTCCAACCTTGGCGACGATGCAACACAGGAATTCACCGCGAGCCCAAATCAGGTGATGTTCGAGCGTGATCTCGGCGCATCTGTGATTGATGAGTTCGCGCACTATGCGGCCATCGAAAAGGCCTCTCTCAACGATTGCCGCAGCGTCATAGAAATGCTGACCGCAGCGCAATAGTCCGTTACCTTGCGGCTAAAGCCGCTGAAGAAATTTGAAGACATGGAGAAAAGCAATGACGAATACCGTTGATGTTCGCAAGGAGACGGCAGCCCTGCTCGGGAAGCTTGGCGTTCAGGCCGATCTTTACACCGGCGGCGACATGCCATCCTATTCCCCGGTCACAGGCGAGACGATCGCCGAACTCAAGACGGTCTCGGCCAATGAAGTCGGCGCGATCGTCGAAAAGGCCGACGCGGCTTTCAAGATCTGGCGCAACGTTCCTGCTCCACGTCGCGGAGAACTCATCCGTCTTCTGGGCGAAGAGTTGCGCGCCAATAAAACCGAACTCGGCCGACTGGTATCGATTGAAGCGGGTAAAATCCCCTCAGAGGGCCTCGGTGAAGTTCAGGAAATGATCGACATCTGCGATTTCGCCGTCGGCCTGTCGCGCCAGCTTTACGGTCTGACCATTGCAACCGAGCGTCCGGGCCACCGAATGATGGAGACCTGGCACCCACTTGGCGTCGTTGGCGTCATTTCCGCTTTCA
Proteins encoded in this window:
- a CDS encoding VOC family protein, translating into MQTREFVAADDIRSQFSAAMSSMYRDEVPAYGTLMALVGRVNNATLDADPHLKERLEATDSLERISQERHGAIRLGTAAELSMMRRVFAVMGMHPVGYYDLSTAGVPVHSTAFRPVKDRHLKRNPFRVFTSLLRLDLIADEELRKEAATVLAARKIFTGKATALVEKAERDGGLDAADAALFVAEVLETFRWHDKAIVDAGMYKRLHDAHRLIADVVSFKGPHINHLTPRTLDIDAVQTLMPAEGIAPKAVVEGPPTRKCPILLRQTSFKALEEPVAFIGENGEWHAGSHTARFGEIEQRGVALTPKGRALYDALLNETRAKVRPAADGSNSAEYETALADVFTAFPDDWNGIRKAGLGYFSYSLTQKGKAASQPELDIETAIEQGLIQFDPIVYEDFLPVSAAGIFQSNLGDDATQEFTASPNQVMFERDLGASVIDEFAHYAAIEKASLNDCRSVIEMLTAAQ